Proteins from a single region of Segatella copri:
- a CDS encoding BamA/TamA family outer membrane protein, protein MMTLSSYASEPISSDSLSSEKVDTAQQVKKSWMTRFLDYFNDANKNKRHKRFDFSVIGGPHYASDTKFGLGMVAAGLYRTDPNDSILPPSNVSLFGDVSSVGFYMLGVRGNHIAPAGRYRIDYHLYFYSFPSDFWGIGYEMGDNDDNKSDMKRWQAQAEASFLFRVADNFYVGPMAAYDYVIGKQIERPELLQGMDKHIWNVGAGVSLVYDNRDNLTNPHRGIYLNLKQMFRPKFMGNDYAFSTTHFRFDAYQRLGKGTILAEDFGANLNFGNPSWGMMAELGGTCSMRGYYEGRYRDKHSLEATVELRQHVWKRNGIVVWAGAGTVFPKFSALRSRQILPNAGVGYRWEFKKNVNVRLDYGFGKSGQSGFLFNINEAF, encoded by the coding sequence ATGATGACATTGAGCAGCTATGCCTCGGAGCCAATTTCTTCAGATTCCCTCTCTTCTGAGAAGGTGGATACTGCCCAGCAGGTCAAGAAATCGTGGATGACACGATTCCTTGACTACTTCAATGATGCCAACAAGAACAAGCGGCATAAGCGATTCGACTTCAGTGTAATTGGAGGTCCTCATTATGCTTCCGATACCAAGTTTGGTCTGGGAATGGTGGCGGCAGGACTTTACCGCACCGATCCTAACGATAGCATCTTGCCACCTTCCAATGTATCGCTTTTCGGTGATGTCAGTTCGGTGGGCTTCTATATGTTGGGTGTTCGGGGCAATCATATAGCTCCTGCCGGTCGTTACCGCATCGATTATCATCTCTATTTCTATTCCTTCCCTTCCGATTTCTGGGGAATCGGTTACGAGATGGGCGATAACGATGACAACAAGAGTGATATGAAGCGTTGGCAGGCTCAGGCAGAGGCCAGCTTCCTGTTCAGGGTAGCCGATAACTTCTATGTGGGACCTATGGCAGCTTACGACTATGTGATAGGCAAGCAAATAGAACGACCGGAATTGCTGCAGGGGATGGATAAGCATATCTGGAATGTAGGAGCGGGCGTATCTCTGGTTTATGACAACCGGGATAATCTCACCAATCCGCACCGGGGTATCTATCTGAATCTGAAGCAGATGTTCAGACCAAAATTTATGGGTAATGATTATGCCTTCAGTACGACTCACTTCCGTTTTGATGCCTATCAGCGACTGGGCAAGGGAACGATTCTTGCCGAGGATTTCGGAGCCAATCTCAATTTCGGCAATCCTTCTTGGGGAATGATGGCAGAACTGGGAGGTACCTGTTCGATGCGCGGCTACTACGAGGGCCGTTATCGCGACAAGCATTCCCTGGAGGCTACCGTGGAGTTGCGACAGCATGTCTGGAAGCGAAATGGTATTGTGGTCTGGGCTGGAGCAGGTACCGTTTTCCCTAAGTTCTCTGCGTTGCGAAGCAGACAGATTCTGCCGAATGCAGGAGTAGGCTATCGCTGGGAGTTCAAGAAGAATGTGAATGTACGATTGGATTATGGATTTGGAAAGTCAGGACAGTCTGGCTTCCTCTTTAATATCAACGAGGCATTTTAA
- a CDS encoding phosphoethanolamine transferase, producing MNHSICNAIYNKVSSGTFLYWYAVVALLLPNIALCFTERLSFWAGAANVLLPLALYMWFFSVARCPGKMVWWAFLFVFFAAFQLVLLYLFGTGVIAVDMFLNLVTTNPGEVMELLDNLLPAVVGVFVIYLPLLILAVIHIRKKHQISVSFQHHILKWVMEAGSIGLFCLLACYVVVDGYRMRNQLYPVNICYNLYLAFERNAASENYQEASRNFRFDARSGHDAEAPEVYVMVVGETARAHNFSLYGYPRNTNPLLSKTPGIMAFPDATTQSNTTHKSVPMLLSAASAEDFPRLFHEKGILAAFREAGFHTVFISNQLPNHSFIDFLGEQADEHYFLKKEESVQGSHYDEDLLRKLDKILPEADASSSAHYRYRKLFVVLHTYGSHFNYQERYPRSFAYFKPDGRSEAMPENRRDLLNAYDNTIRYTDYILHGIVERLQKWELVQTKARNKPDGIYCQPTSAMLYTSDHGENIFDDNRNLFLHAAPKASDYELHVPFIIWTSQGFDKKYPKVVKALADNHTKQVQTSLSVFHTLLGIGGIQTRYRQDEHSVASELYHPGRLLYLDDHNEAIPQDEAKY from the coding sequence ATGAATCATTCTATATGTAATGCTATATATAATAAGGTGTCTTCGGGCACCTTCCTTTACTGGTATGCGGTGGTGGCATTGCTGCTGCCCAATATCGCCCTGTGCTTTACCGAAAGACTTTCTTTCTGGGCGGGCGCAGCCAATGTGCTGTTGCCTCTGGCACTGTATATGTGGTTCTTTTCTGTAGCCAGATGTCCGGGCAAGATGGTATGGTGGGCATTTCTCTTTGTCTTTTTCGCCGCTTTTCAGCTGGTATTGCTCTATCTCTTCGGAACGGGAGTGATAGCGGTGGATATGTTCCTGAATCTCGTGACCACCAATCCGGGAGAAGTGATGGAACTGCTGGACAATCTGTTGCCTGCCGTGGTAGGTGTTTTTGTGATTTATCTTCCCTTGCTCATCTTGGCTGTCATCCATATCAGGAAGAAGCATCAGATATCCGTCTCTTTCCAGCATCATATCCTCAAATGGGTCATGGAGGCTGGATCCATCGGCCTCTTCTGTCTCCTTGCCTGTTATGTAGTGGTGGATGGTTACCGGATGCGCAATCAGCTTTATCCCGTCAATATCTGCTATAACCTCTATCTGGCTTTCGAGCGCAATGCGGCGTCCGAGAATTACCAGGAGGCAAGCCGTAACTTCCGGTTTGATGCCCGGAGTGGGCACGATGCGGAAGCTCCCGAAGTGTATGTGATGGTGGTGGGAGAGACGGCACGAGCCCATAATTTCAGTCTCTATGGCTATCCTCGGAATACCAATCCGCTGCTTTCCAAAACGCCGGGTATCATGGCTTTCCCTGATGCAACCACGCAGAGCAATACCACCCACAAGAGTGTACCGATGCTTCTGTCGGCAGCTTCGGCAGAGGATTTTCCACGCCTCTTTCATGAGAAAGGCATCCTGGCAGCCTTCAGGGAAGCCGGATTTCATACCGTGTTCATCAGCAACCAGTTGCCCAACCATTCGTTTATCGATTTCCTGGGAGAGCAGGCTGATGAGCATTACTTTCTGAAGAAGGAAGAATCTGTCCAGGGCAGTCATTACGATGAGGATCTGTTGCGGAAACTGGATAAGATCTTGCCGGAGGCTGATGCTTCATCCTCAGCCCATTACCGTTATCGCAAGCTCTTCGTGGTACTTCATACCTATGGTTCCCACTTCAATTATCAGGAACGTTATCCCCGCAGCTTTGCTTACTTCAAGCCTGATGGCAGGAGTGAGGCAATGCCGGAGAACCGGCGTGACCTGCTGAATGCCTACGATAATACCATCCGATATACCGATTATATCCTGCATGGGATTGTGGAGCGACTGCAGAAATGGGAGCTGGTTCAGACTAAGGCTAGGAATAAGCCGGATGGCATATATTGTCAGCCTACCTCGGCGATGCTCTATACCAGTGACCATGGCGAGAATATCTTTGATGACAATCGGAATCTCTTCCTCCATGCAGCACCGAAGGCATCTGATTACGAGCTTCATGTGCCTTTCATCATCTGGACCTCGCAGGGCTTTGATAAGAAATATCCGAAGGTAGTGAAAGCGCTGGCGGATAACCATACCAAGCAGGTTCAGACAAGTCTTTCGGTATTCCATACCCTGTTGGGCATCGGTGGCATCCAGACCCGATACCGTCAGGATGAACATTCGGTGGCAAGTGAACTGTATCACCCGGGCAGGTTGCTATATCTGGATGACCATAATGAGGCAATTCCGCAGGATGAGGCTAAATATTAG
- a CDS encoding carbon-nitrogen hydrolase family protein produces the protein MEPTRKIEKVGMRNLHMEDYDQLAKSFKRIYADSDVFWTREQIKKLITIFPEGQVVIIVDDKIVGCALSIIVNYNMVKGDHTYAQVTGNETFNTHDPNGNILYGIEVFIHPDYRGLRLARRMYEYRKELCEKLNLKAIMFGGRIPNYHKYADKMRPKEYIEHVRNREIYDPVLTFQLSNDFHVRRVIRNYLPSDEESEHCATLLQWDNIYYQPPTDSYVDRKPTVRIGLVQWQMRPYASVDDLFEQVEFFVDSVSDYKSDFILFPEYFNAPLMARFNDLGEAQSIRKMAQYTEEIRDRFRELAISYNINIITGSMPYLKDDSLYNVGFLCRRDGSVDMYEKIHVTPDEQKCWGLSGGSHIQTFDTDCGKIGIVICYDVEFPELSRLMAEDGMQILFVPFMTDTQNAYSRVRVCAQARAIENECYVAIAGSVGNLPRVHNMDIQYAQSAVFTPCDFAFPNDGKRSEATPNTEMILVSDVDLNLLNELHTYGAVRNLRDRRKDLYELKQKK, from the coding sequence ATGGAACCAACTCGAAAAATCGAAAAGGTGGGTATGCGTAACCTCCACATGGAGGATTATGACCAGCTCGCCAAGTCGTTTAAGCGTATTTACGCAGACTCAGATGTTTTCTGGACAAGAGAACAGATCAAGAAACTCATCACTATCTTCCCTGAGGGACAGGTGGTTATTATCGTTGATGATAAGATTGTGGGCTGTGCGCTCTCTATCATCGTCAATTATAATATGGTGAAGGGTGATCATACCTATGCTCAGGTTACGGGTAATGAAACCTTCAACACCCACGATCCTAATGGAAACATTCTTTACGGTATCGAGGTATTTATCCACCCTGATTATCGTGGTTTGCGCCTGGCTCGCCGTATGTATGAGTATCGTAAGGAACTCTGCGAGAAGCTCAACTTAAAGGCTATCATGTTTGGCGGTCGTATACCAAACTATCACAAGTATGCCGATAAGATGCGCCCTAAGGAGTATATTGAGCATGTAAGAAACCGTGAAATCTATGACCCGGTTCTTACCTTCCAGCTTTCCAATGATTTCCACGTGCGCCGCGTAATCCGCAACTATCTTCCTAGCGATGAGGAGAGCGAACACTGCGCCACCCTCTTGCAGTGGGATAACATCTATTATCAGCCACCTACGGATTCTTATGTAGACCGCAAGCCAACCGTAAGAATCGGATTGGTACAGTGGCAGATGCGCCCATACGCTTCGGTGGATGACCTCTTCGAACAGGTTGAGTTCTTCGTTGATTCTGTGAGCGATTACAAGAGCGATTTCATTCTCTTCCCTGAGTATTTCAATGCACCTTTGATGGCTCGTTTCAACGACTTGGGTGAGGCGCAGAGCATCCGAAAGATGGCGCAGTATACCGAAGAAATCCGTGACCGTTTCCGTGAGTTGGCCATCAGTTACAACATCAATATCATCACGGGTAGTATGCCTTATCTCAAGGACGATTCCCTCTATAATGTAGGCTTCCTCTGCCGCAGAGATGGTAGCGTAGACATGTACGAGAAGATTCATGTTACACCAGATGAGCAGAAGTGCTGGGGATTGAGTGGTGGTAGCCATATCCAGACCTTTGATACCGATTGCGGTAAGATTGGTATCGTCATCTGCTATGATGTGGAGTTCCCTGAGTTGTCAAGATTAATGGCTGAGGATGGCATGCAGATTCTCTTCGTTCCATTCATGACCGATACCCAGAATGCTTACTCCCGAGTAAGAGTCTGTGCACAGGCGCGTGCCATCGAAAACGAGTGCTATGTTGCCATTGCGGGTAGTGTGGGCAACTTGCCACGTGTTCATAACATGGATATCCAGTATGCCCAGAGCGCCGTGTTCACCCCTTGCGACTTTGCTTTCCCTAACGATGGCAAGCGTTCAGAGGCAACACCTAATACCGAGATGATTCTCGTATCAGATGTTGACCTGAATCTCTTGAATGAGCTTCATACCTACGGTGCTGTAAGAAATCTTCGCGACCGCCGCAAGGATCTCTACGAATTGAAGCAGAAAAAGTAG
- a CDS encoding o-succinylbenzoate synthase translates to MYKIDISERTLHFKQPAGTSRGVYTTRHSYYLTLTSDELPGVEGVGECATLPDLSCDAKPEYAVTLRQVCQMVEQMGRIPYDMIRAYPSITFGLETAFASFFDAVKKFLEIVPAEGASSSSEMLKQKVVSVPAGMENLVNLFDSPFGRGEEGITINGLVWMGTYEEMLARLEEKLQAGFHCVKLKIGAIDFFKELDLIKRIRDVYTKEQIELRVDANGGFLPENAMSQLEALAKYDIHSIEQPIKQHQWPKMAQLCRETPLPIALDEELIGVNVRSMKQALLDTVRPQYIILKPSLHGGIYGCNEWIELANQRGIGSWITSALESNIGLNAIAHYAAKVYGPNVKMPQGLGTGQLFTDNIPMPLEIRGDKLFVVK, encoded by the coding sequence ATGTATAAGATTGACATCTCGGAGCGCACGCTCCACTTCAAGCAGCCGGCAGGCACGTCTCGTGGCGTATATACCACGAGACACAGTTATTATCTCACCCTTACATCGGATGAATTGCCGGGAGTAGAGGGAGTGGGAGAGTGTGCTACGCTCCCAGATCTCAGTTGCGATGCCAAACCGGAATATGCCGTCACCCTTAGGCAGGTGTGCCAGATGGTGGAGCAGATGGGACGCATTCCATACGATATGATTCGTGCTTACCCTAGCATTACCTTCGGTTTGGAAACAGCCTTCGCTTCGTTCTTCGATGCAGTGAAGAAGTTTTTGGAGATTGTTCCTGCTGAAGGAGCATCTTCTTCTTCAGAAATGTTGAAGCAGAAAGTGGTTTCTGTTCCAGCCGGAATGGAGAATCTTGTCAATCTTTTCGATTCTCCTTTCGGTAGGGGAGAAGAGGGCATCACCATCAACGGATTGGTGTGGATGGGAACCTATGAGGAGATGCTGGCCCGGTTGGAGGAGAAGCTCCAGGCGGGTTTCCATTGCGTGAAACTCAAAATCGGTGCCATCGATTTCTTCAAGGAACTCGATCTCATCAAGCGCATCCGTGATGTGTATACCAAGGAGCAGATTGAGTTGCGTGTAGATGCCAATGGTGGCTTTTTGCCAGAGAATGCAATGAGCCAGCTGGAGGCTTTGGCTAAATATGACATTCATTCGATAGAGCAGCCTATCAAGCAGCATCAGTGGCCTAAGATGGCTCAGCTCTGTCGCGAAACACCGCTTCCTATCGCCCTAGACGAGGAGTTGATTGGTGTGAATGTCCGGAGTATGAAGCAGGCTTTGCTCGATACCGTCCGTCCTCAGTATATCATCCTCAAGCCTTCACTTCATGGTGGCATCTATGGATGCAACGAGTGGATAGAACTGGCTAACCAGCGTGGTATCGGCAGTTGGATTACTTCTGCTCTTGAGAGTAATATCGGTCTGAACGCTATTGCTCATTATGCAGCTAAAGTATATGGTCCTAATGTCAAGATGCCGCAAGGCTTGGGTACCGGTCAGCTCTTTACTGATAATATACCGATGCCTTTGGAGATTCGTGGTGACAAACTGTTTGTAGTAAAATGA
- a CDS encoding AMP-binding protein — MTLEEFLSEWNNGSDRVLVHTSGSTGKPKPMMVEKKRMLNSARITCDFLGLKPGDSALLCMSLDYIAGKMVVVRSIERHLHLISVCPSGHPLKDVNEEITFAAMVPMQVYNTLQVPEERARLCRIRHLIIGGGAIDEALEQKLKALPGNIAIWSTYGMTETLSHIALRRINGTEASEWYQPFDSVKISQTDEGCLVIDAPQVCAEPLVTNDIVEIESYIYNKVEKLRFRIKGRKDNVICSGGIKIQIEEVETLLKPYLEKPFMIAKKKDGKFGEIAVLLTEDEEIEKIEATVRRLLSDHKYWIPREFLHVEHLPLTETGKPKRAIFL, encoded by the coding sequence ATGACTTTAGAAGAATTCCTTTCAGAATGGAATAACGGTAGCGACCGGGTGCTGGTGCATACCAGTGGTTCCACGGGAAAGCCCAAGCCGATGATGGTAGAGAAGAAGCGAATGCTCAACTCGGCCCGCATCACTTGTGATTTCCTGGGATTGAAACCTGGCGACAGTGCCCTGCTCTGCATGTCGCTCGATTATATTGCAGGTAAGATGGTGGTGGTGCGGAGTATAGAGCGCCATCTCCATCTTATTTCTGTTTGCCCAAGTGGGCATCCTTTGAAAGATGTAAATGAAGAGATTACCTTCGCTGCGATGGTCCCGATGCAGGTTTATAATACCCTGCAGGTTCCTGAAGAGCGGGCTCGTCTCTGCCGCATCAGGCATCTTATTATCGGTGGCGGAGCTATAGATGAGGCTCTCGAACAGAAACTGAAGGCTCTTCCCGGCAATATTGCCATCTGGAGTACCTATGGAATGACTGAAACGCTCTCGCATATTGCCCTGAGAAGAATTAACGGTACTGAGGCTAGCGAATGGTACCAGCCTTTCGATAGTGTGAAAATCAGTCAGACCGATGAAGGATGTCTGGTGATAGATGCTCCGCAAGTCTGTGCTGAGCCCTTGGTAACGAACGATATAGTGGAAATAGAATCCTATATATATAATAAGGTGGAAAAACTCCGTTTTCGCATCAAAGGCAGAAAAGACAATGTGATTTGCAGCGGAGGTATCAAGATTCAGATAGAAGAGGTTGAAACCCTGTTGAAGCCTTATCTTGAAAAACCTTTCATGATAGCCAAGAAGAAAGACGGGAAGTTTGGAGAGATTGCAGTCCTCTTAACGGAAGATGAGGAGATAGAAAAAATAGAGGCGACTGTTCGCCGCCTCTTATCTGATCATAAATATTGGATTCCAAGGGAATTCCTTCATGTAGAGCATCTTCCGCTTACCGAAACCGGAAAGCCGAAGCGTGCTATCTTTCTTTAA
- the aroB gene encoding 3-dehydroquinate synthase — MEQRVIISTQLESELVSALSECEHDKLFVLTDTTTLELCMPILQNFYCMKETHIITIPATDSHKDIESLMMVWKGLQEGGASRHSCMINLGGGMVTDLGGFAASTFKRGINFINIPTTLLAMVDASVGGKTGINFGGLKNEVGVFNDSKFVILDTEFLKTLDAENICSGYAEMLKHGLISTEAMWEELVSFDLDKPDLKQLQRMVGDSVKVKERIVEQDPHEQGIRKALNLGHTFGHAFESWALKRKPILHGYAVAFGLIPELYLSVAKTGFPTEKMRQTVNFIKEFYGTLDITCDDYDELIELMHHDKKNQNGIINFTMLGGIGDIRINQTATTEEIKEALDFFREG, encoded by the coding sequence ATGGAACAAAGAGTAATCATATCAACCCAACTGGAAAGCGAACTGGTAAGTGCACTTTCTGAGTGTGAGCACGACAAGCTTTTTGTGCTTACAGATACTACGACATTGGAACTATGCATGCCTATATTGCAGAATTTTTACTGCATGAAGGAAACCCATATCATCACTATTCCGGCTACCGACAGCCATAAAGACATCGAGAGTCTGATGATGGTATGGAAAGGACTGCAGGAGGGAGGAGCTTCACGCCACTCCTGTATGATTAATCTGGGCGGGGGTATGGTAACCGACCTGGGTGGCTTTGCTGCCAGCACTTTTAAGAGAGGTATCAACTTTATCAATATCCCTACCACCCTGCTGGCTATGGTAGATGCATCGGTAGGTGGAAAGACAGGCATCAACTTCGGCGGACTGAAGAACGAAGTAGGTGTGTTCAATGATTCTAAATTTGTTATTCTCGATACAGAATTCTTAAAGACGCTCGATGCAGAAAACATCTGTTCGGGCTATGCAGAAATGCTGAAACACGGTCTGATTTCTACAGAAGCAATGTGGGAAGAACTGGTCAGTTTCGACCTCGACAAGCCTGATTTGAAGCAGTTGCAGCGCATGGTAGGCGACAGCGTGAAGGTAAAGGAGCGCATTGTAGAGCAGGATCCTCACGAGCAGGGCATCCGCAAGGCGCTGAACCTGGGTCATACATTCGGTCATGCCTTTGAGAGCTGGGCTTTGAAGCGCAAGCCTATCCTGCATGGTTACGCTGTGGCATTCGGCCTTATTCCAGAACTCTATCTGAGTGTTGCCAAGACTGGATTCCCTACTGAGAAGATGCGCCAGACCGTAAACTTCATCAAGGAATTCTATGGTACACTGGATATTACCTGCGATGACTATGATGAGCTCATCGAGCTGATGCATCATGACAAGAAGAACCAGAATGGCATCATCAACTTCACGATGCTGGGTGGCATAGGCGATATACGTATCAACCAGACTGCTACGACAGAAGAAATCAAGGAAGCACTCGATTTCTTCAGAGAAGGATAA
- a CDS encoding TonB-dependent receptor has protein sequence MKKSILTMLLLLMAMASFAQQRLISGQITDRDTKEAIEQVTVQLLKSDSTYVAGAISNENGLFHVTAPANGKYLLKISSVGYKSTVKRIQISDNKDLAMGKIVLNAEAIMLKGAVVTAMAQKVTLKEDTFVYNSSAYRTPEGSVVEELVKRLPGAEVSDDGTIKINGKEVKKILIDGKEFMTGDTKTALKNLPTSIIDKIKAYDEKSDLSKVTGIDDGEEQTVLDFGVKKGMNKGLISNIDLGVGNKSRYNMRGMGGYFNDNNRFMLFANANNTSDRGFGGGGPGRGFGGANGLNASKMIAANYNYELKDKFKFNTSLRWNHGDGDIWSRRSSENFMGSSSSFSNSLTQNFSRSNSWNGNIRLEWMPDSMTNILFRPSISWSTSDGLSGSQSASYNKDPYTITTKDPLSEEGIDELDKAEAMVNSQLTNGITYSDNNNIKGMLQVNRKLGNKGRNITFRVDAKYTDNDSKSISLNNAKLYLVQTAEGKDSTYQTNRYNLTPSKNYSYAGQLTYSEPLWKATFLQFSYKFTYSYSKSDRSTYDFSKYAMSGDQEYRGWDSYLNPFAGHLEDYKDDDQSRFSEYRNYNHDIQVMMRFVRQKYNLNFGVMIQPQQSKYIQDYQGVHVDTVRNVTNISPTLDFRYRFSKMSNLRVNYRGTTSQPSISQLLDITDNSDPLNISKGNPGLKPSFTQNFRLFYNNFVQNHNKGVMTFINFSTTNNSISNKVTYDEKTGGRITRPENINGNWNVMGAFMFNCSIDSAGVWNLNTDTYLGYDNYVSYLSLDKQSDSQKNTTRSTTWRERLSFSYRNNWLELSLDGTLNYNYATNKLQPNSNLNTWQFSYGPSMTLTAPWGTSLNSSLSISSRRGYSDSSMNTDEFVWNAQLSQGFLKGKPLTIMLQFYDILRQQSTFSRAISATSRTDTEYNAINSYAMLHVIYRLNLFGGKQARGGGPEGPGGPGGRPNFSGRPFNGGFGGGRPGGRMF, from the coding sequence ATGAAAAAATCAATTCTAACGATGCTGCTGCTATTGATGGCAATGGCATCCTTTGCTCAACAGCGACTGATATCCGGTCAGATTACCGACCGCGATACCAAGGAAGCCATTGAGCAGGTAACTGTTCAATTGCTTAAGAGCGACAGCACGTATGTGGCTGGTGCCATCAGTAATGAGAACGGACTCTTTCATGTCACCGCTCCGGCTAATGGCAAGTATCTGCTCAAGATTTCGAGCGTAGGATACAAGTCTACCGTGAAGCGTATCCAAATTTCTGATAACAAGGATCTGGCTATGGGTAAGATAGTGCTGAATGCTGAGGCTATCATGCTGAAAGGCGCAGTGGTAACAGCCATGGCTCAGAAGGTAACTCTGAAGGAGGATACTTTCGTGTACAATTCTTCTGCCTATCGCACACCGGAAGGCTCGGTAGTTGAGGAACTCGTAAAGCGTCTGCCGGGTGCAGAGGTGAGCGATGACGGTACTATCAAGATTAATGGTAAGGAGGTAAAGAAGATTCTCATAGATGGCAAGGAGTTTATGACCGGTGATACCAAGACTGCCCTGAAGAACCTGCCTACCAGCATCATCGATAAGATCAAGGCATACGATGAGAAGAGTGATCTCTCTAAGGTGACCGGTATTGATGATGGCGAGGAGCAGACCGTGCTCGACTTCGGTGTGAAGAAGGGTATGAACAAGGGTTTGATTTCCAACATCGACCTGGGTGTGGGCAACAAGAGCCGCTATAACATGCGTGGCATGGGCGGTTATTTCAATGATAACAACCGATTCATGCTCTTTGCCAATGCCAATAACACCAGCGACCGTGGTTTCGGAGGCGGTGGACCGGGTAGAGGTTTCGGAGGTGCTAACGGTTTGAATGCCAGCAAGATGATAGCCGCCAACTACAATTACGAACTGAAGGATAAATTCAAGTTCAATACTTCACTTCGTTGGAATCACGGCGATGGCGATATTTGGAGCCGTCGTTCCAGCGAGAACTTCATGGGTAGCAGCTCTTCGTTCAGCAACAGCTTGACTCAGAATTTCTCCCGCAGCAACAGCTGGAACGGCAACATCCGCTTGGAGTGGATGCCTGATTCCATGACCAATATCCTCTTCCGTCCTTCCATCTCCTGGAGTACCAGCGATGGATTGAGTGGCAGCCAATCGGCTTCTTACAACAAGGATCCTTATACCATTACCACCAAAGACCCTCTTTCTGAGGAAGGTATTGATGAGTTGGACAAGGCTGAGGCTATGGTGAACAGTCAGTTGACTAACGGAATCACCTATTCTGATAATAACAATATCAAGGGTATGCTGCAGGTGAACCGCAAGTTGGGCAACAAGGGACGTAACATCACCTTCCGTGTGGATGCCAAATATACGGATAATGACAGCAAGAGCATCTCGCTCAACAATGCCAAGCTCTATCTTGTACAGACAGCGGAGGGTAAGGATTCTACTTATCAGACCAATCGCTATAACCTGACTCCTTCGAAGAATTACAGTTATGCGGGCCAGTTGACCTATAGTGAGCCGCTCTGGAAGGCTACCTTCCTGCAGTTCAGCTATAAGTTTACTTACAGCTACTCCAAGAGCGACCGCAGCACCTACGATTTCAGCAAGTATGCTATGAGTGGTGATCAGGAGTACCGTGGTTGGGATAGTTACCTGAATCCGTTTGCCGGTCATCTCGAAGATTACAAGGATGATGATCAGAGCCGTTTCTCTGAGTATCGCAACTACAATCATGATATACAGGTGATGATGCGATTCGTCCGTCAGAAGTATAACTTGAACTTCGGTGTGATGATTCAGCCACAACAGTCGAAGTATATCCAGGATTATCAGGGAGTGCATGTAGATACCGTTCGTAACGTGACAAATATCAGTCCAACCCTCGATTTCCGTTATCGCTTCTCCAAGATGAGTAACCTGCGCGTGAACTACCGTGGTACCACCTCTCAGCCAAGCATCTCTCAGTTGCTTGATATCACAGATAACAGCGACCCGCTGAACATCTCGAAGGGTAACCCTGGCTTGAAGCCATCGTTCACCCAGAACTTCCGATTGTTCTACAACAACTTCGTGCAGAACCACAACAAGGGTGTCATGACCTTCATCAACTTCTCAACCACCAACAATAGCATCAGCAATAAGGTGACTTACGATGAGAAGACTGGTGGTAGAATCACCCGACCTGAGAATATCAATGGCAACTGGAATGTAATGGGAGCCTTTATGTTCAACTGCTCTATCGATAGTGCCGGTGTATGGAACTTGAATACCGACACCTACTTGGGTTACGACAACTACGTGAGTTATCTGAGTCTCGACAAGCAGTCTGATTCCCAGAAGAATACCACCCGCAGTACCACTTGGAGAGAACGCCTCTCTTTCAGCTATCGCAACAACTGGCTGGAGCTTTCGCTTGATGGAACATTGAATTATAACTATGCTACAAACAAGTTGCAGCCTAACAGCAACCTCAATACCTGGCAGTTCTCTTATGGTCCTAGCATGACGCTTACAGCGCCTTGGGGTACCAGTCTGAACTCAAGCCTCTCTATCAGCAGCCGCCGCGGTTATAGCGACAGCAGCATGAATACGGATGAGTTTGTATGGAATGCGCAGCTTTCTCAGGGGTTCCTGAAGGGCAAGCCTCTTACCATCATGCTGCAGTTCTACGATATTCTCCGCCAGCAGAGCACCTTCTCTCGTGCCATTTCTGCTACATCCCGTACGGATACGGAGTATAATGCCATCAACAGCTATGCGATGCTGCACGTGATTTACCGCCTGAATCTCTTCGGAGGCAAGCAGGCTCGCGGTGGTGGACCTGAAGGTCCTGGTGGTCCTGGTGGTCGTCCAAACTTCAGTGGTCGTCCATTCAATGGCGGTTTTGGCGGTGGTCGTCCAGGCGGCAGAATGTTCTAG